In Clostridium sp. JN-1, one genomic interval encodes:
- the helD gene encoding RNA polymerase recycling motor HelD, whose translation MALNSSEMQLEINNLEETESWIKNTLIKITKDDTKLKNKIEVLRKQSKGKYNEELETKEKLYEITHKNLEKYTESKSQPYFGRIDFREYRREKETFYIGKFGLGDMTTGDEKVIDWRSPIADLYYSGAIGEVYYKAPIGVINGELSLKRKFLINNGKLEDAFDDTVNEVILKSSSDSENVLTDKFLQINLEKNVSSKLKDIVATIQKEQNNIIRSEKNTALIVQGSAGSGKTTVALHRLAYLLYKYKTKLNSKEILVIGPNKLFLDYISEVLPDLGINDIKQTTFEEMAHKILCLKDKIITKDKKLTYILENPDDENLRYILSSSKLKGSMIYRDIIDEYIKFIEIKDSNVKDISVREYILFDKEEIKRLYTKDLSNLSLNKRKDEIKRYLSLKINDKIRSILDKVDFCYEYMVARIKKSMEDSIERRKKLIQLYDERDTKKSQIKLDSKSNFENYFNEWKQVKTDKIYLNLFNDEEIFNKIVNKHIDHDLANYIREDLNYNSKNGMIDSDDLASILYLKFKIEGVPQNCEYKHIVIDEAQDYSIFQIYVLNYMVSNNSLTIVGDIGQGIYYYKGIDKWQKLIDQIFKTRSNYVELTQSYRSTVEIMEFSNKVLKKQASDINPTKPVLRHGEEVSIIKYKNNREFCKNVDDILQKLEKMGRNSMAIIGKTYTECKRIKDYLKKYSSYKWELIKETDKNFKLDRIIIPSYMTKGLEFDCTVIYNCNDEDYKDSELDKKILYVVLTRALHLEYVFFQGSISPILLK comes from the coding sequence ATGGCTTTAAATTCAAGCGAAATGCAATTAGAAATAAATAATTTAGAAGAAACTGAATCTTGGATAAAAAATACACTAATAAAGATTACAAAGGACGATACAAAGTTAAAAAATAAAATTGAAGTTTTAAGAAAACAATCAAAAGGTAAATACAATGAAGAATTGGAGACAAAAGAAAAGTTATATGAAATAACTCATAAAAATTTAGAAAAGTATACTGAATCTAAGTCTCAACCATACTTTGGAAGGATAGATTTTAGAGAATACAGACGAGAAAAAGAGACATTTTATATAGGAAAATTTGGACTTGGTGATATGACTACAGGTGATGAAAAGGTAATTGATTGGAGATCACCTATAGCAGATTTATATTATAGTGGAGCTATAGGTGAGGTCTATTATAAGGCACCTATTGGTGTTATAAATGGAGAACTGAGTTTAAAAAGAAAGTTTTTAATAAATAATGGCAAACTAGAAGATGCTTTTGACGATACTGTAAATGAAGTAATTTTAAAATCTTCTAGTGATAGTGAAAATGTATTAACTGATAAATTTCTTCAAATAAATCTAGAAAAAAATGTAAGCAGCAAATTAAAGGACATAGTAGCAACTATTCAAAAAGAACAAAATAATATTATACGATCAGAAAAAAATACAGCTCTTATAGTACAAGGGTCAGCAGGTTCAGGAAAAACTACAGTTGCCCTCCATAGATTAGCATACCTTTTATATAAATATAAAACTAAATTAAATAGTAAAGAAATCTTAGTTATAGGTCCTAATAAGTTGTTTTTAGATTATATATCAGAAGTACTACCTGACTTGGGAATAAATGATATTAAACAAACTACATTTGAGGAAATGGCTCACAAGATATTATGTTTAAAGGATAAAATAATTACAAAGGACAAGAAGTTAACCTATATATTAGAAAATCCAGATGATGAAAATTTAAGATACATATTAAGCAGCAGTAAATTAAAGGGCAGCATGATTTATAGAGACATCATTGATGAGTATATAAAATTCATTGAGATTAAAGACTCTAACGTTAAAGATATAAGTGTAAGGGAATATATATTGTTTGATAAGGAAGAAATAAAAAGACTTTATACTAAGGATTTATCCAATTTATCATTAAATAAAAGAAAAGATGAAATAAAAAGATATTTAAGTTTAAAAATAAATGATAAAATAAGATCAATCTTAGATAAAGTAGATTTTTGCTATGAGTACATGGTTGCAAGAATTAAGAAGTCAATGGAAGACAGTATTGAAAGAAGAAAAAAGCTCATACAATTATATGACGAAAGGGATACTAAAAAATCTCAAATTAAGCTTGATTCGAAATCTAATTTTGAAAATTATTTTAATGAATGGAAACAAGTTAAAACAGATAAAATATATTTAAACTTGTTTAATGATGAAGAAATATTCAATAAAATTGTAAATAAACATATTGATCATGATTTAGCTAATTATATTAGGGAAGACTTAAATTATAATTCTAAGAATGGGATGATAGACAGTGATGACTTAGCATCTATTCTATATTTGAAATTTAAAATAGAAGGTGTCCCACAAAATTGTGAATATAAACATATAGTTATAGATGAAGCTCAAGATTACAGTATATTTCAAATATACGTATTAAATTATATGGTATCAAATAATTCACTAACTATAGTTGGAGATATAGGACAGGGGATTTACTATTATAAGGGCATAGACAAGTGGCAAAAACTCATAGATCAAATTTTTAAGACAAGAAGTAACTATGTAGAACTTACTCAAAGTTATCGTTCTACAGTAGAAATAATGGAATTTTCAAATAAGGTACTTAAAAAACAAGCTTCAGATATAAACCCAACTAAACCTGTATTAAGACACGGTGAAGAAGTTTCTATTATAAAATATAAAAACAATAGGGAATTTTGTAAAAATGTTGACGATATCCTTCAAAAGTTAGAAAAGATGGGCAGAAATAGTATGGCTATTATAGGAAAAACTTATACTGAATGTAAAAGGATAAAAGATTATTTGAAAAAATACAGCAGCTATAAATGGGAACTTATAAAGGAAACAGATAAAAACTTTAAGCTAGATAGGATTATCATTCCATCTTATATGACAAAAGGATTGGAATTTGACTGTACTGTAATATATAACTGTAATGATGAAGATTATAAGGATAGTGAATTGGATAAGAAAATATTATATGTTGTACTTACCAGAGCATTACACTTAGAATATGTATTTTTCCAAGGCAGTATATCACCAATTCTATTGAAATAA
- a CDS encoding ECF transporter S component, translating into MKNIKKLTYCGLLTALAIVIPLAFGFLKVQIGPFSATLASHVPLFIAMFLGPFSAAVVGLGSALGFLVTSPAVVAARAFMHTFVGFAGGYLLKKGVSFGKVALITAPIHAILEAIAVIPFGFTMYKVLVVVGAGSLLHHMVDAAIAISLVKALEKSLKIHLKASV; encoded by the coding sequence ATGAAAAACATAAAAAAACTTACTTATTGTGGATTATTAACTGCGTTAGCAATTGTAATTCCATTAGCTTTTGGATTTTTGAAAGTACAAATAGGACCATTTAGTGCTACTCTCGCCTCACATGTTCCATTATTTATAGCAATGTTTTTAGGACCGTTTTCTGCAGCTGTTGTTGGACTTGGTTCTGCACTTGGATTTCTAGTAACATCTCCTGCTGTAGTAGCAGCTAGAGCTTTTATGCATACTTTTGTCGGATTTGCTGGTGGATACTTGTTAAAAAAAGGTGTTTCTTTTGGTAAGGTTGCTTTAATAACTGCTCCTATACATGCAATCTTAGAAGCTATAGCTGTAATACCATTTGGATTTACAATGTATAAAGTATTGGTCGTTGTTGGAGCTGGATCTCTATTGCATCATATGGTAGATGCAGCAATAGCAATTTCGCTAGTTAAAGCACTCGAAAAGAGTTTAAAAATACATTTAAAAGCATCAGTTTAA
- the def gene encoding peptide deformylase — protein sequence MSVKKILQFGDKKLKRISRNIESIDEDVLQLIEDLKDTLHSSSGIGLAAPQIGVLKKVIFIDIDNEYKPLLLINPKITKKIGREDSVEGCLSYPGYEGVVVRPKRVKVTYKNENLEDVELEADGILAKALCHEIDHLNGILYTDKAKKVYKIED from the coding sequence ATGTCAGTAAAAAAAATATTACAATTTGGGGATAAAAAACTAAAAAGGATAAGTAGAAACATAGAATCTATTGATGAAGATGTTTTACAATTAATTGAAGATTTAAAAGATACACTTCACAGCTCTTCAGGAATAGGATTAGCTGCTCCACAAATAGGAGTTTTAAAAAAAGTTATATTCATAGATATAGATAATGAATACAAACCACTTTTACTCATAAATCCTAAAATAACTAAAAAAATTGGTAGAGAAGATAGTGTAGAAGGGTGTTTAAGTTATCCTGGCTATGAAGGCGTTGTTGTAAGACCTAAAAGAGTCAAGGTAACCTATAAAAATGAAAATCTAGAAGATGTAGAGCTTGAAGCAGATGGTATTCTTGCTAAAGCGTTATGTCATGAAATTGATCATTTAAATGGTATTTTATATACTGATAAAGCTAAAAAAGTATATAAAATTGAAGATTAA
- a CDS encoding B12-binding domain-containing radical SAM protein, which produces MKVILTAVNSKYIHSNLAVRYLKAYTQNLDYDCSIVEFTINDRIERIVEEIVNKDPDVVAFSCYIWNIDYIKRISNLIKLINQNIIIVYGGPEVSYDSKTFLEENPGEFVIFGEGEETYSELINWMLDYNHIHNLNDEFLSKLKNIKGLCFKDNNNVICNPERHFMNMNNIVFPYDKNDDLSNKIVYYEASRGCPFNCKYCLSSTIHGVRFLNIDRVKRELKFLVDKGVELIKFVDRTFNCNPKFTMEIWKYLIELNTKTTFHFEISADILTEDEIKLISKAPNGRFQFEVGVQTTNNIILSNINRHVNFKDIKQKVDELESIGNVKQHLDLIAGLPGEDMASFKKSFNDVYSIKPEEIQLGFLKLLKGSSMRYEAPKWGMVYSPYPPYEILKTRNMSYKEIIVLKRIEKVLDKYYNSRKFNNILNYFLPKFDSPYDFYYSLGMFFYKKGYLGRSISSADYYKVFLEFSEEIKISEEIKIDDSSKLELKEVIKFDYLKYNKKKWIPEFLIRERNKNEEKQVKTCIEKNNIQVSANYHIEKFFIDIRTLILSGKLNKKVCYVIFDEKSDKQLYVNQSFDLVDVI; this is translated from the coding sequence ATGAAAGTAATTTTGACAGCAGTAAACTCTAAGTACATTCACAGTAATTTAGCTGTTAGATACTTAAAAGCATATACACAAAATTTAGATTACGATTGTAGTATAGTAGAATTTACTATAAACGATAGAATTGAAAGAATAGTTGAAGAAATTGTAAATAAAGATCCTGATGTAGTGGCATTTTCATGTTATATATGGAATATAGACTATATTAAACGTATATCTAACTTAATTAAATTAATAAATCAAAACATAATTATTGTCTATGGAGGACCTGAAGTATCATATGATAGTAAAACCTTTCTTGAGGAAAACCCAGGTGAATTCGTAATATTTGGTGAAGGAGAGGAAACATACAGTGAACTTATAAATTGGATGCTGGATTACAATCATATACATAATTTAAATGATGAATTTTTATCTAAACTAAAAAATATAAAAGGACTGTGTTTTAAAGATAATAACAATGTAATTTGCAATCCTGAAAGACATTTCATGAACATGAATAACATAGTATTTCCATATGATAAAAATGATGATTTAAGCAATAAAATAGTATATTATGAAGCTTCAAGAGGATGTCCTTTTAACTGTAAATACTGTTTATCATCAACCATACATGGGGTGAGATTTCTAAATATAGACAGAGTAAAAAGGGAACTTAAATTTTTAGTTGATAAAGGGGTTGAATTAATAAAATTTGTAGATAGGACTTTTAATTGTAACCCTAAATTTACAATGGAAATATGGAAGTATCTTATTGAATTAAATACAAAAACAACCTTTCACTTTGAGATATCTGCTGATATATTAACTGAAGATGAAATAAAGCTTATATCAAAAGCACCAAATGGAAGATTTCAATTTGAAGTAGGAGTTCAAACTACAAATAACATTATATTAAGTAATATAAATAGGCATGTCAATTTTAAAGATATAAAACAAAAGGTAGATGAGCTTGAAAGTATAGGAAATGTAAAACAGCATTTAGATCTTATAGCAGGACTTCCAGGAGAAGATATGGCTTCTTTTAAGAAGTCATTTAATGATGTTTATTCAATTAAACCTGAAGAAATACAGCTTGGTTTTTTAAAGCTTTTAAAAGGATCTTCAATGAGATATGAAGCTCCAAAATGGGGAATGGTATACTCTCCATATCCACCTTATGAAATTTTAAAGACAAGGAATATGAGTTATAAGGAAATCATAGTATTAAAAAGGATAGAAAAAGTACTTGATAAATATTATAATTCTAGAAAATTCAATAACATACTAAACTACTTTTTACCAAAGTTTGATTCACCTTATGACTTTTATTATTCTCTTGGCATGTTTTTTTATAAAAAAGGATATTTAGGAAGAAGTATATCCTCCGCTGATTATTATAAGGTTTTCTTGGAATTTTCAGAAGAAATTAAAATATCAGAAGAAATTAAAATAGATGACAGCAGTAAATTGGAATTAAAGGAAGTAATTAAATTTGATTATTTGAAGTATAACAAGAAAAAATGGATTCCTGAATTTTTAATTAGGGAGAGAAATAAAAATGAAGAAAAACAAGTAAAGACTTGTATAGAGAAAAACAATATTCAAGTTTCAGCAAATTATCATATTGAAAAATTTTTTATAGATATAAGGACTTTAATATTAAGTGGAAAATTAAACAAGAAGGTATGTTATGTCATATTTGATGAAAAAAGTGATAAACAGCTTTATGTAAATCAATCATTTGATTTAGTTGATGTCATATAA
- the ytaF gene encoding sporulation membrane protein YtaF: MHFIYTFFIALANNVDNISVRIAYSVRGIKISTLKNIWISLITFLISSLAAFSGTIITNFFSARISSILSMVILVCIGLWIIFEPYLNKKKNVEKYSEVKKDNSIYDILKNPEKADKDDSKDIDFKEATCLGVALSLNNVGGGISAGMIGLSSPLVGFFSAVISFLSLWAGNYVTDFLSKRNLNEKAAILAGVLLIAIGLKQVV, from the coding sequence ATGCATTTTATTTACACTTTTTTTATTGCTTTAGCAAATAATGTTGACAATATAAGTGTTAGAATTGCTTATAGTGTAAGAGGAATAAAAATATCAACTTTAAAAAATATATGGATTTCCCTAATTACTTTTTTAATTTCTTCTCTTGCCGCATTTTCAGGAACTATAATTACTAATTTTTTTAGTGCAAGGATATCTTCTATATTAAGTATGGTTATCCTAGTATGTATAGGATTATGGATCATATTTGAACCTTATTTGAATAAAAAGAAAAATGTTGAAAAATATAGTGAAGTTAAAAAAGATAATTCAATATATGATATTTTAAAAAATCCAGAGAAAGCAGATAAAGATGATTCTAAAGACATAGATTTTAAAGAAGCAACTTGTCTTGGTGTTGCACTATCACTTAACAATGTAGGTGGTGGAATAAGTGCAGGTATGATTGGTTTAAGTTCACCTTTAGTGGGTTTTTTTTCAGCTGTAATAAGTTTCTTATCACTTTGGGCTGGAAATTATGTAACTGATTTTTTAAGCAAGCGGAACTTAAATGAAAAAGCTGCAATATTAGCTGGAGTGTTACTGATTGCTATAGGTTTAAAACAAGTAGTGTAA
- a CDS encoding class I SAM-dependent methyltransferase: protein MSKEILVNMENVTFDGNVLDIGFENSGVIYNIYKKNNKNINVEYLIGKEDKVQIKENFYDTCILFFCLNNFWPNIRKRKFLSNIKKYLKEDGVIYVWDMDKGYSKIVNCTLKIIMPKREMRRIKMRDFNLLKNNSKENTIKALEKYFSIIDIKAYGGIYCIKAKKVNEVNKEFKDSQNAVNTA from the coding sequence GTGAGTAAAGAGATACTTGTTAATATGGAAAATGTAACTTTTGACGGAAATGTACTTGACATTGGTTTTGAAAATAGTGGAGTAATATATAATATATATAAAAAAAATAATAAAAATATAAATGTAGAATACCTTATAGGGAAAGAAGATAAAGTTCAAATAAAAGAAAATTTTTATGATACCTGTATATTATTTTTTTGCCTTAATAACTTTTGGCCTAATATAAGGAAAAGAAAATTTCTATCAAATATAAAAAAGTATTTAAAGGAAGATGGAGTTATATATGTTTGGGATATGGATAAAGGATACAGTAAAATAGTTAATTGTACTTTGAAAATAATTATGCCTAAAAGAGAAATGAGAAGAATTAAAATGAGAGATTTTAATTTACTAAAGAACAATTCAAAAGAAAACACTATTAAAGCTTTAGAAAAGTATTTTAGCATAATTGATATAAAAGCCTATGGTGGAATTTACTGCATAAAAGCAAAAAAAGTTAATGAGGTAAATAAAGAGTTTAAAGATAGTCAAAATGCTGTTAATACAGCATAG
- a CDS encoding zinc dependent phospholipase C family protein: protein MKNKFEVTYGNALRGIMFAVNPLKKKLLKTYCTVHKFIIIQAIDILKNDGYDEEYKFYTEHVKNLNDGVMWADQDFKSSNHFYSVSKGRGLYGFSDALTECKRYYNKSLDYLEANNLPKALFYFGAACHLVQDSTVPQHVNNRLLSSHRSFELWIISRLMTDYSFIAKEGAVIYENLEDYINNNAIMANSTYIKHINLKDKDERYNKIASTILKEAERTTAGLMVKYYKEIQK from the coding sequence ATGAAAAATAAATTTGAAGTTACTTATGGAAATGCTTTAAGGGGAATAATGTTTGCTGTCAATCCTCTCAAAAAGAAACTTTTAAAGACATATTGTACTGTGCATAAGTTCATAATAATTCAAGCCATTGACATATTGAAAAATGATGGTTATGATGAAGAATACAAATTTTATACTGAACATGTAAAAAATTTAAATGATGGAGTAATGTGGGCAGATCAGGATTTTAAAAGTTCTAATCACTTTTACAGTGTAAGTAAGGGAAGAGGATTGTATGGTTTTTCAGATGCACTTACCGAATGTAAAAGATATTATAATAAATCATTAGATTATCTTGAAGCAAATAATCTTCCAAAAGCATTATTTTACTTTGGAGCTGCTTGCCATCTTGTACAAGATTCTACTGTTCCACAGCATGTAAACAATAGATTGTTAAGCAGTCATAGATCATTTGAACTCTGGATAATAAGCAGACTCATGACTGATTATTCTTTTATAGCAAAAGAAGGTGCTGTAATATATGAAAACTTGGAAGACTATATAAATAATAACGCAATTATGGCAAATAGTACGTATATAAAGCATATTAATCTAAAAGATAAAGATGAAAGATATAATAAAATTGCAAGTACCATATTAAAAGAAGCTGAAAGGACAACAGCAGGTCTTATGGTTAAATATTACAAAGAAATTCAAAAGTAA
- a CDS encoding PQQ-dependent sugar dehydrogenase — protein MKKIFKILLLIVGIICIVILISKYIGNLSQSKLSLQNKDKDLDYSIKYKGMKGAVDFTVDNLNNYYIAYKDKIQVIENSGKSYYLFKNKNLNISSIDFNDNKLYFASDTKVYSYDLKNKKMTEIVSNLPNYGDYKNSIVRVEGEYIYITLGAATNSGVVGEDNKYLKDNPFTHDISPKDIVLKGINFGEHKTGAFQSYNTRSTNGQIISGHFPGNASIMLYNTKTGNSETFAWGIRNVTGMDFNSQGKLFTVIGGMENRGLRPVKGDSDYIYEIKKGNWYGWPDYSGGDPIISPRFRLNYNSNLQFVLENHPTTNPPAPIYQYNKVNSMRSLAIDKNGVLGTKDCMYFYDRSNNIIYAFNGVGSGKEEIKLSKNAYAADMKFYDNSLLVLDSNHGYIYSINKHKYTSFNIDKKVYLYLIIICISGIVMMLVIQKK, from the coding sequence ATGAAAAAAATTTTTAAGATCTTGCTGCTAATTGTGGGAATCATTTGTATAGTAATCTTAATAAGTAAATATATTGGGAATTTATCGCAAAGCAAACTAAGCTTACAAAATAAGGATAAAGATCTTGATTATAGCATAAAGTATAAAGGAATGAAAGGTGCAGTTGATTTTACAGTAGACAACTTAAATAACTATTACATAGCTTACAAAGATAAAATACAAGTAATAGAGAATAGTGGAAAGAGTTATTATTTATTTAAGAATAAGAATTTGAATATTTCTAGTATAGATTTTAATGATAATAAGTTGTATTTTGCATCTGATACTAAAGTATATTCTTATGATTTAAAAAATAAAAAGATGACAGAAATAGTAAGTAACTTACCAAACTATGGTGATTATAAAAATAGTATTGTAAGAGTAGAAGGAGAATATATTTATATAACATTAGGAGCTGCTACTAATTCAGGAGTAGTTGGAGAAGATAATAAGTATCTTAAAGATAATCCTTTTACTCATGATATATCGCCTAAAGACATAGTCTTAAAGGGAATAAACTTTGGTGAGCATAAAACAGGAGCTTTTCAAAGTTATAATACAAGAAGTACAAATGGTCAGATAATTTCAGGACACTTCCCAGGAAATGCTTCTATAATGTTATATAATACTAAAACAGGTAATAGTGAAACATTTGCATGGGGTATTAGAAATGTAACAGGTATGGATTTTAATAGTCAGGGAAAACTTTTTACTGTAATTGGTGGTATGGAGAATAGGGGATTAAGACCAGTTAAAGGTGATAGTGATTACATATATGAAATAAAAAAGGGAAATTGGTATGGCTGGCCCGACTACAGTGGTGGAGATCCTATTATTTCTCCAAGATTTAGATTAAATTATAATTCTAATTTACAATTTGTACTTGAAAACCATCCTACAACTAATCCACCTGCACCAATATATCAATATAATAAAGTGAATTCCATGAGATCTTTAGCTATAGATAAAAATGGCGTACTTGGCACTAAAGATTGTATGTACTTTTATGATAGATCAAATAATATAATATACGCTTTTAATGGTGTTGGCTCAGGTAAGGAGGAAATTAAACTTTCAAAAAATGCATATGCAGCTGATATGAAGTTTTACGATAATTCTCTTTTAGTACTTGATTCAAATCATGGATATATATATAGTATAAATAAGCATAAATATACTAGCTTTAATATAGATAAGAAAGTATATTTATACTTAATTATAATATGTATTTCAGGCATAGTTATGATGCTAGTTATACAGAAAAAATAA
- the spoVB gene encoding stage V sporulation protein B, with translation MKRDRFLKNSLIMIFSNLITGIFGFTFSIILSREMGAEGIGLYGLIMPVYDLFICLICGGIIPAISRTAAIYYSKNDFRNLNRSIDVSLLFDCIWAIIVAVCVFSLAPFISTYMIKDVRTIHAIQVTCPAMICISLSSIFKGYFYGVSDIKTPAFIDISEKFFRIIIFVSLITVFNLKTVKNTVTGAYITLTIGECISLTLLYTFYKKKKSKLGFSYSPAEDKLQLLFDVLVISFPLCITDFLTMLISTTSTLIVPRRLLSSGIEYDTVLSMIGKFNGMAMNIIFFPMIIVNSISTILIPDLSEKLSKKNYWQVENRISQVIKISLSLGMTTLIICTIIPNVLGKLLYNRNDLGNYILFCSVGAPLAYVDTATYAVLNGLDKQNFMLKNSLIVSIEQLLILYLLTPIKQINVYSYGISLILTSLTSLLMDLHEIKKTYTIDFSKYEFALYILGSLLLYFLLSSLSHLIPDNLIAFQSIIVVFTGFLFTLFFLILVIKKKSFS, from the coding sequence ATGAAAAGAGATAGATTTTTAAAAAATTCTCTAATTATGATTTTTTCAAATTTAATTACAGGAATTTTTGGTTTTACATTTTCAATAATTCTCTCTAGAGAAATGGGTGCAGAAGGTATTGGACTCTATGGACTTATAATGCCAGTTTATGATTTGTTTATTTGTCTTATATGCGGAGGTATAATTCCTGCAATATCTAGAACGGCAGCAATTTATTACAGTAAAAATGATTTTAGAAATTTAAATAGATCAATAGATGTTTCATTGTTATTTGATTGCATATGGGCAATTATAGTAGCAGTATGTGTATTTTCACTTGCACCATTTATAAGTACATATATGATTAAAGATGTCAGGACAATACATGCAATACAAGTAACATGTCCTGCTATGATATGCATATCACTTTCATCAATATTTAAAGGGTACTTTTATGGTGTTTCAGATATAAAAACACCTGCTTTTATAGATATAAGTGAGAAGTTTTTTAGAATAATTATATTTGTTAGCTTGATAACTGTGTTTAACTTAAAAACCGTAAAAAATACTGTAACTGGTGCATATATAACTTTAACCATAGGTGAATGTATAAGTTTGACACTTTTATATACATTTTATAAAAAGAAAAAATCAAAGTTAGGTTTTAGTTATTCTCCAGCTGAAGACAAGCTTCAATTGTTATTTGATGTATTAGTTATTTCGTTTCCATTATGTATAACCGACTTTTTAACTATGCTTATTTCTACGACTTCAACTTTAATAGTTCCAAGAAGGCTATTGAGTTCTGGTATTGAATATGATACTGTACTATCTATGATTGGCAAATTCAATGGTATGGCAATGAATATAATTTTTTTCCCCATGATAATAGTGAATTCAATATCTACAATACTCATACCTGACTTATCTGAAAAGTTGAGTAAAAAAAATTACTGGCAAGTTGAAAACAGAATTTCTCAAGTTATAAAAATTTCGCTTTCATTAGGTATGACCACACTAATAATATGCACAATCATACCAAATGTTTTAGGAAAGCTATTGTATAATAGGAATGACCTTGGTAATTACATACTTTTTTGCTCTGTAGGAGCACCTTTAGCTTATGTAGATACTGCAACTTATGCAGTATTAAATGGATTAGACAAACAAAATTTTATGTTGAAAAATTCTCTAATAGTTTCAATTGAACAATTACTAATTTTGTATCTACTAACTCCTATAAAACAAATAAATGTCTATTCCTATGGTATATCCTTAATTTTAACTTCATTAACAAGTTTACTTATGGATTTACATGAAATAAAAAAAACATATACAATAGATTTTTCAAAATATGAATTTGCCTTATATATATTGGGCTCACTTTTACTGTATTTTTTACTTTCTTCTTTGAGCCATTTAATTCCAGATAACTTAATTGCATTTCAAAGTATTATAGTGGTATTTACAGGTTTTTTATTTACATTATTTTTTTTAATATTAGTAATCAAGAAGAAGAGCTTTTCTTGA